One stretch of Ipomoea triloba cultivar NCNSP0323 chromosome 8, ASM357664v1 DNA includes these proteins:
- the LOC116026793 gene encoding protein FAM136A-like: MDHLADAEEQLVAEIMRQKLNEITAATEAQLSGVKDHVNFTLQQAYFKCAYECFDRSKTQEEIGNCVEYCTVPVLKAHYLVEDETAKFAENMKRSLTHCQDKFVAAKLQQDGNTIKVLESCVDLSTQHCLKTLPYLVRQLKTSLDITE; this comes from the exons ATGGATCACTTGGCAGACGCCGAAGAGCAACTGGTAGCGGAGATAATGAGGCAAAAACTCAATGAAATCACCGCAGCTACGGAGGCCCAACTTTCCGGTGTCAAAGACCACGTCAATTTCACCCTTCAG CAAGCATACTTCAAATGCGCTTATGAGTGCTTCGATAGGAGCAAAACTCAAGAGGAGATAGGGAACTGTGTGGAGTATTGCACCGTCCCTGTTCTCAAAGCCCATTATCTTGTGGAGGATGAAACGGCTAAATTTGCA GAAAACATGAAAAGGTCATTGACACATTGCCAAGACAAATTTGTAGCTGCAAAACTCCAGCAGGATGGCAATACCATCAAGGTCTTGGAATCTTGTGTTGACCTGTCAACTCAACACTGCTTAAAGACATTACCTTACCTTGTCAGACAATTAAAGACTTCTCTTGACATAACAGAATAG
- the LOC116027926 gene encoding peroxidase 44-like, protein MNKLFIVFFCIVHHLANVSAQLQVGFYGSTCPRAESIVREVVRTGFAKDRSITPALLRMYFHDCFVRGCDASILIDPKSTKTKQSEKNAGPNQTVRGYELIDQIKTKLEAACPSTVSCADIIALATRDAVALAGGPTYSIPTGRRDGLLSDPAQVNLPGPDLSVSQALTFFTDNGFTLTDMVTLLGAHTVGITHCGFVQTRLSATDRTMDAGLKAALKRTCSALPRKDPAVFLDQNTSGIVDNEFYKQIRMRKGVLSIDQALALDRSSARIVARLASDQNVFKKSFADALIKLGNTQVLVGKVGEIRKNCRAFNPPRPPPPPPRAVTPPPPPPRAVTPPPPPPPRAVVTQPQQQKTPPPPKTTMI, encoded by the exons ATGAATAAATTGTTCATAGTCTTCTTCTGTATTGTTCATCATCTTGCGAACGTGTCAGCTCAACTCCAGGTTGGATTCTACGGCTCCACCTGTCCAAGGGCGGAATCGATCGTCCGGGAGGTGGTCCGAACCGGGTTCGCCAAAGACCGGTCCATTACGCCGGCATTGCTTCGTATGTATTTTCACGACTGCTTTGTTAGA GGTTGTGATGCATCAATATTGATAGATCCGAAATCAACCAAGACAAAGCAATCAGAGAAAAACGCAGGACCAAACCAGACAGTACGAGGATACGAACTGATCGACCAAATCAAGACTAAGCTAGAGGCGGCCTGCCCTTCCACAGTGTCTTGTGCCGACATTATCGCCCTCGCCACCCGCGACGCCGTGGCCCTGGCCGGCGGCCCCACCTACAGTATCCCCACCGGAAGACGCGACGGCCTTCTCTCCGACCCGGCACAAGTCAACCTCCCCGGCCCCGATCTCTCCGTCTCCCAAGCCCTAACATTCTTCACCGACAACGGCTTCACCCTAACCGACATGGTCACTCTATTAGGGGCCCACACTGTCGGAATTACCCATTGTGGGTTTGTTCAGACCCGGCTTTCGGCCACGGATCGTACGATGGACGCGGGCTTAAAAGCCGCGCTGAAACGGACGTGTTCGGCGCTTCCGAGGAAGGACCCGGCGGTGTTCCTGGACCAAAACACGTCGGGTATAGTGGATAACGAGTTTTATAAGCAGATAAGGATGAGAAAAGGGGTTTTGAGCATTGATCAAGCGCTTGCATTGGATAGGTCTAGCGCGAGGATTGTGGCGCGTTTGGCATCTGATCAGAATGTTTTTAAGAAGAGCTTTGCTGATGCTTTGATCAAGCTGGGGAACACGCAAGTTCTGGTGGGGAAAGTTGGAGAGATAAGGAAAAATTGTAGAGCCTTTAATCCTCCACggccaccgccaccgcctccTAGAGCCGTCACTCCACCGCCACCGCCTCCTAGAGCAGtcactccaccaccaccacctccgCCTAGAGCCGTCGTCACTCAACCACAACAGCAAAAGACCCCGCCGCCACCAAAGACGACGATGATATGA